The Sphingobacterium bambusae genome includes a window with the following:
- the cyoE gene encoding heme o synthase — MKEFISDFNKLIKLRLTLTVVFSASISFLIGAKQQGDIIWLNWLILTIGGFFVTGSANGFNEIIERDLDKLMKRTADRPLPTGRMTTGQALVLSVFMGIFGTLLLVRLNFLAGLLSVFSIILYAFVYTPLKQKSPIAVFVGAFPGALPPLIGYYAAFKSAGFGFEYAAVSEAAIVITPWVLFLIQFFWQFPHFWAIAWVADEDYRNAGFRLLPTKQKDGTTAWMIFISAVLMIPVGFLPLYYGFSGWIFTTVSLLGGLLFAYYGYQHAMQRTDATAKKVMFTSFFYLPLTQLVLLFDFIPFQ; from the coding sequence ATGAAGGAGTTCATTTCTGATTTCAATAAATTAATAAAGCTTAGACTGACCTTAACGGTCGTTTTTTCGGCCTCTATCTCGTTTCTGATTGGCGCAAAGCAACAGGGAGATATTATTTGGCTGAATTGGCTGATCCTGACCATTGGTGGTTTTTTTGTAACCGGGTCGGCAAATGGCTTTAATGAGATCATTGAACGTGATTTGGATAAATTGATGAAGCGCACGGCTGATCGTCCTTTACCGACAGGTAGGATGACGACGGGACAAGCATTGGTGTTGAGCGTTTTTATGGGCATATTTGGCACGTTGCTGCTCGTCCGTTTGAATTTCTTAGCTGGGCTACTGTCTGTCTTCTCGATCATTCTTTACGCTTTTGTATATACGCCCTTGAAGCAAAAATCGCCAATAGCGGTCTTTGTTGGGGCTTTCCCCGGTGCTTTACCACCGTTAATCGGGTATTACGCTGCGTTTAAGTCCGCCGGCTTTGGATTTGAATATGCCGCGGTTAGTGAAGCAGCCATTGTCATTACGCCTTGGGTATTGTTTTTAATTCAGTTCTTTTGGCAGTTTCCACATTTTTGGGCTATTGCTTGGGTTGCGGATGAAGACTACAGAAACGCAGGCTTTAGACTTTTACCGACGAAGCAAAAAGACGGCACTACAGCTTGGATGATCTTCATCTCTGCTGTGCTGATGATCCCAGTTGGTTTCTTACCACTATACTACGGTTTTAGCGGTTGGATATTTACAACCGTATCGCTGCTGGGTGGTTTGTTGTTTGCCTATTATGGTTATCAACATGCCATGCAAAGAACGGATGCGACGGCAAAGAAGGTGATGTTTACATCGTTTTTCTATTTGCCTTTGACGCAATTAGTCTTATTGTTTGATTTTATTCCTTTTCAATAA
- a CDS encoding COX15/CtaA family protein, with protein sequence MYPRAERRFIRTNRITIIVLFLVIAAGGIVRSTGSGMGCPDWPKCFNRIVPPTDVTQLPEGYEQQYIDGRAKKNQRFAKIVEFFGYPQMADKIRHDESILKHESFNAAKTWTEYVNRLVGVAAGFCLLFAAIFSFTYLKTKPSIVGWSVLNVFVVVVQAWLGSIVVSTNLMPWIITVHMLLALLIVAISIYTFYQATTFRNKTILSGQAVGALKAIAMLTLALTVVQVVFGTEVRETIDHLNDRGLARTDWVAQLGQPYFIHRVLAYTSLGLTILLFFLVKNKFSSLTLQSKYAWIVLILVGVQMMSGIVLARFDVPAFAQTTHLVVASLFFGAQYYLMLLMTKLKR encoded by the coding sequence ATGTATCCGCGTGCAGAAAGACGATTTATTAGAACAAACAGGATTACGATCATTGTTTTGTTCTTAGTGATTGCCGCAGGCGGAATTGTGAGAAGTACAGGATCGGGGATGGGCTGCCCGGATTGGCCAAAATGCTTTAACCGCATTGTACCGCCAACCGACGTAACACAGCTTCCTGAAGGATACGAACAGCAATATATTGATGGACGCGCCAAGAAAAATCAGCGATTTGCGAAAATCGTCGAATTTTTCGGATATCCGCAGATGGCCGACAAGATTCGTCACGACGAATCTATCTTGAAGCATGAATCGTTCAATGCTGCCAAAACGTGGACCGAGTACGTTAATCGCTTGGTAGGCGTAGCTGCCGGTTTCTGTTTGCTGTTTGCAGCGATCTTCTCCTTTACCTATTTAAAAACAAAACCATCTATTGTAGGGTGGAGCGTTCTAAATGTTTTTGTAGTTGTTGTGCAGGCTTGGTTAGGATCGATTGTTGTTTCTACGAACCTTATGCCTTGGATTATTACGGTTCATATGCTGCTGGCATTACTTATTGTGGCGATTAGTATATATACGTTTTATCAGGCAACTACCTTTAGAAACAAAACAATCTTGAGTGGTCAAGCAGTTGGTGCTTTAAAGGCGATCGCTATGTTGACCCTCGCGTTGACGGTGGTACAAGTCGTTTTCGGTACAGAAGTTCGAGAAACGATAGATCACTTGAACGACCGTGGATTGGCGCGCACAGATTGGGTAGCTCAATTAGGGCAGCCTTATTTTATACACCGTGTGTTGGCTTACACGTCGCTGGGATTAACAATTTTGTTGTTTTTTCTAGTTAAGAATAAGTTTAGTTCATTGACATTGCAAAGTAAGTACGCTTGGATAGTGCTCATTTTAGTGGGCGTTCAAATGATGTCTGGAATTGTACTAGCACGTTTTGATGTTCCTGCATTTGCGCAAACAACCCATTTGGTGGTCGCTAGTTTGTTTTTTGGAGCACAGTATTATTTGATGCTATTAATGACAAAATTAAAACGATAG